One part of the Dyadobacter sp. 676 genome encodes these proteins:
- a CDS encoding porin: protein MKKVYCTVLSLTIPFLGFAKAEEDKKAVKADTAVVTEAKDEEEAKGAFAFSGYLDSYYMANFNKPASRSNMGASNARVFDQKSGQFSLGLVQAKVAYTNAKSEAVVDLTFGPNANLGNYGNALFSTALAIKQAYFTYKFTDKFSMTAGQFGTHIGYEVIDAPANFNYSLSNLFNNGPFYHAGLKATYAFSDKASLMVGVVNNVDGLGDNNRAKGIISQLYFKPVENWNVYLNYIGSNEANTDSLGKQPDGFYQVFDITTSFQVTEKFLLGLNAAYGSQKGDYQGAGGPVDTESWGGFAVYANTAITDNFGIGARYEYFNNDNGVRGLLTPAGTGTKVNSVTLTGNINLADGHILVKPEFRLDAYPKQSGGEAQQFQDSDGEWTKNSQTTFGLAFIYKF, encoded by the coding sequence ATGAAAAAAGTCTATTGCACAGTATTATCTTTGACGATTCCTTTTTTGGGTTTTGCGAAGGCGGAAGAAGACAAAAAGGCTGTGAAGGCGGATACTGCGGTGGTAACGGAAGCAAAGGATGAAGAGGAGGCAAAAGGAGCATTCGCTTTCTCGGGATACCTGGATTCCTATTATATGGCTAATTTCAATAAACCCGCATCCCGCTCCAATATGGGTGCCAGCAATGCACGGGTGTTCGATCAGAAATCGGGACAGTTCTCGCTCGGGCTGGTACAGGCGAAGGTAGCCTATACCAATGCTAAGTCAGAAGCGGTGGTTGACCTGACTTTTGGCCCCAACGCGAACCTGGGTAACTACGGCAACGCGTTGTTCAGCACGGCGCTGGCTATTAAGCAAGCATACTTTACATACAAATTTACCGACAAGTTCTCGATGACGGCGGGACAGTTCGGTACGCATATCGGGTACGAAGTGATCGACGCACCGGCCAACTTCAACTACTCGTTGTCCAACCTGTTCAACAACGGTCCGTTCTACCACGCAGGTTTGAAAGCGACCTACGCATTCTCCGACAAGGCTTCGTTGATGGTGGGCGTTGTGAACAATGTCGACGGGTTGGGCGACAACAACCGCGCAAAAGGGATCATCAGCCAGTTGTACTTCAAACCGGTTGAAAACTGGAACGTTTACCTGAACTACATCGGAAGCAACGAAGCCAACACCGATTCGCTCGGCAAGCAGCCCGACGGCTTCTATCAGGTGTTCGACATTACGACGAGCTTCCAGGTAACTGAAAAGTTTCTCTTGGGGCTGAATGCCGCATACGGTTCACAAAAGGGCGACTATCAGGGTGCAGGTGGCCCGGTTGATACCGAATCTTGGGGTGGTTTCGCAGTGTATGCCAACACGGCGATTACCGACAACTTTGGAATTGGTGCACGTTACGAGTATTTCAACAACGATAACGGTGTGCGTGGTTTGCTGACTCCTGCCGGTACAGGTACCAAAGTTAATTCGGTCACCCTTACAGGTAATATCAATCTTGCGGACGGACACATTCTGGTCAAACCCGAGTTCCGCCTGGACGCATATCCTAAACAAAGCGGTGGCGAAGCACAGCAGTTCCAGGATTCGGACGGCGAGTGGACCAAAAACAGCCAGACAACTTTCGGGCTCGCATTCATTTACAAATTCTAA
- a CDS encoding carboxylate-amine ligase, translating into MATFTLGIEEEFQTIDPVTRNLRSHMSKLVEDGRITLKERVKAEMHQAVVEVGTNICHNIREAREEVTYLRKMILDLAEKQDLQVAAAGTHPFADWVDQLITDDPRYDRIIDEMRDVARGNLIFGLHVHVGIESRNEGIQIMNAVRYFLPHIYALSTNSPFWCGRNTGFKSYRSKVFDKFPRTGIPDFFSSAAEYDEYVALLVRTNCIDNGKKIWWDIRVHPFFNTIEFRMCDVPMRTDETICLAAIMQALVAKIHKLHSKNLSFRPYRRMLINENKWRAARYGIHSKLIDFGKQEEVEYKILIRELLEFIDDVVDELDSRKEIEYIHQILEMGTGADRQLAVFEKTGSLSAVVDYIVSETKIGIC; encoded by the coding sequence ATGGCAACATTCACACTAGGAATTGAAGAGGAATTTCAAACCATCGACCCGGTTACCCGCAACCTGCGGTCGCATATGTCAAAGTTGGTTGAAGACGGAAGAATAACTTTAAAGGAGCGTGTAAAAGCGGAAATGCACCAGGCGGTGGTGGAAGTCGGGACCAATATCTGCCATAATATCCGGGAAGCGCGGGAGGAAGTCACCTATCTGCGCAAAATGATCCTGGACCTGGCCGAAAAGCAGGACCTGCAAGTAGCTGCCGCCGGCACTCACCCTTTCGCCGACTGGGTGGACCAGCTCATTACCGACGACCCGCGGTACGACCGGATCATCGACGAGATGCGCGACGTCGCCCGTGGGAACCTCATATTCGGACTCCACGTGCATGTGGGGATCGAAAGCAGGAACGAAGGCATTCAAATCATGAATGCAGTACGGTACTTTCTCCCGCATATTTATGCCTTGTCGACCAACTCGCCGTTCTGGTGCGGGCGCAATACGGGTTTCAAGTCGTACCGCTCCAAGGTTTTCGATAAGTTTCCCAGGACCGGCATACCCGACTTCTTTTCGAGCGCGGCCGAGTACGACGAGTATGTTGCATTGCTGGTCAGGACAAACTGCATCGATAATGGCAAGAAAATCTGGTGGGACATTCGTGTGCACCCGTTTTTCAACACCATCGAGTTCCGCATGTGCGACGTGCCCATGCGTACGGACGAGACCATATGCCTGGCCGCGATCATGCAGGCGCTCGTGGCGAAAATCCATAAGCTGCACAGCAAGAATCTGAGTTTTCGCCCGTACCGGCGAATGCTGATCAACGAGAACAAATGGCGTGCGGCGCGGTATGGCATCCATAGCAAGCTCATCGATTTTGGAAAGCAGGAGGAAGTGGAATATAAAATCCTGATCCGCGAGTTACTTGAATTCATCGACGACGTGGTGGACGAGCTGGACAGCCGCAAAGAGATCGAATACATTCACCAGATTCTCGAAATGGGCACCGGCGCCGATCGCCAGCTAGCCGTTTTTGAAAAAACCGGCAGTTTGAGCGCGGTAGTAGATTATATTGTTTCAGAAACCAAAATCGGAATTTGTTAA
- a CDS encoding acyl-CoA reductase → MAGNIPAVGFHDALSVLVSGHTLLAKPSSDDPLLIRALLARLIEIEPEFKDYIHFVERLNESDAYIATGSDNTARYFHYYFAKKPNIIRKNRTSVAALTGDETRDELRALGTDILQCFGLGCRNVSKVFVPSGYDFTGFYQAIEDMADDYVHHHKYFNNYEYNKSIYLVNRVAHSDNGFLLATESEALVSPISVLHYQPYDSLEELKGSIGQSEEKIQCVVAKPELHLAGSLPFGAAQSPGLSDYADGIDTMTFLSSID, encoded by the coding sequence ATGGCCGGCAATATCCCGGCCGTAGGCTTTCACGACGCCCTGTCCGTGCTCGTAAGCGGCCATACGCTGCTTGCCAAACCCAGCTCCGACGACCCGCTGCTCATCCGCGCGTTGCTGGCCCGGCTGATCGAAATCGAGCCGGAATTCAAGGATTACATTCATTTTGTGGAAAGATTGAACGAGTCCGACGCCTATATTGCCACGGGAAGCGACAATACGGCCCGCTATTTCCACTACTATTTTGCCAAAAAGCCCAACATCATCCGTAAGAACCGGACGTCGGTCGCTGCGCTGACAGGCGATGAAACGCGTGATGAACTGCGCGCATTAGGTACCGATATCCTGCAATGTTTCGGCCTCGGCTGCCGCAACGTATCCAAAGTATTTGTCCCGTCCGGATATGACTTTACCGGGTTTTACCAGGCAATCGAAGACATGGCCGACGACTACGTCCACCATCACAAGTATTTCAACAATTACGAGTACAACAAATCCATTTACCTCGTAAACCGCGTGGCACATTCGGACAACGGCTTTTTGCTCGCAACCGAGAGCGAAGCGCTGGTGTCGCCGATCAGCGTGCTGCATTACCAGCCTTATGACTCGCTAGAAGAACTGAAAGGATCGATCGGCCAATCGGAAGAGAAGATCCAATGCGTGGTTGCTAAACCGGAACTGCATCTGGCCGGCTCCCTGCCTTTCGGCGCCGCCCAGTCACCCGGCCTTTCCGACTACGCCGACGGCATCGACACCATGACTTTCCTCTCCTCGATAGACTAG
- a CDS encoding LTA synthase family protein, with the protein MYASGNRSDKGMVAILSGYPAQPTTSIIKIPKKTASLPSLPTIFKEHGWQTSFYYGGETEFANMKSYFLQQGFDRIVDKNEFDSKDMNSKWGAHDHIVFNRLMRDLDRAKQPFFSTMFTLSSHEPFEVPTKTVIEGRDPEHLFLNALHYTDESLGTFLSEAKTKPWWKNTLVIVIADHGHPLPETRKDKPSEFYIPMLWLGGALTAAPARVDTLASQTDLAATLLNQMHLPSGTFAWSNDIFRKGRHDFAYFAFNNGLGWMRPDGFLVRDNIGGNITEKNGALPQREEELGKAYLQSSFGDYLKR; encoded by the coding sequence ATATATGCGAGCGGCAACCGCAGCGATAAAGGTATGGTGGCCATTTTGAGCGGTTACCCGGCGCAGCCAACCACTTCCATTATTAAAATACCAAAGAAAACCGCCTCGCTGCCTTCGTTACCGACGATTTTCAAAGAACACGGCTGGCAAACTTCCTTCTATTACGGAGGCGAAACCGAGTTCGCTAATATGAAATCTTACTTCCTTCAACAGGGTTTCGACCGGATCGTCGATAAAAACGAGTTCGATTCCAAAGACATGAACTCCAAATGGGGCGCGCACGACCACATAGTTTTTAACAGGCTGATGCGCGATCTCGACCGGGCGAAACAGCCATTTTTCTCGACAATGTTCACTTTAAGCAGCCACGAGCCATTCGAGGTACCGACCAAAACCGTGATAGAAGGCCGCGATCCCGAGCATTTGTTCCTGAACGCATTACATTATACCGACGAATCTCTCGGAACATTCCTGAGTGAGGCAAAAACCAAACCGTGGTGGAAAAACACGCTCGTGATCGTCATCGCAGACCACGGCCATCCATTACCGGAAACGCGGAAAGACAAGCCTTCGGAGTTCTATATCCCGATGCTGTGGCTCGGAGGCGCGCTCACGGCCGCGCCTGCACGCGTGGATACGCTCGCGTCACAAACCGACCTTGCCGCCACGCTTTTAAACCAAATGCATTTGCCTTCCGGAACTTTTGCGTGGAGTAACGACATTTTCAGGAAAGGCCGCCACGATTTTGCCTATTTCGCATTCAACAATGGCCTGGGCTGGATGCGTCCCGACGGCTTCCTCGTGCGGGACAACATCGGAGGCAATATCACCGAGAAAAACGGCGCTTTACCGCAGCGGGAAGAAGAACTTGGCAAGGCTTACCTGCAATCTTCTTTCGGAGATTATTTAAAGCGTTGA
- a CDS encoding alpha/beta hydrolase-fold protein — protein MLLPSAFLSREVTVTVLPPAGFDRTVTYPLVLFNDGQDFEALRMVETAAALQSEEKIAPCVIAGIHAGEARIYEYGTACQPDYAGRGDRAGCTTSFILKELLPYLTGHYNTVTAGVAYAGCSLGGLMALDAVWNHPEIFAQAGVFSGSLWWRQKGLEEGYAETDRIMHRQIRNAGRTAPLRFWFQCGTRDEDDDRDSDGVIDSVQDTLECIAELERKGYAWGRDIRYLEVKEGTHNPETWAKALPDFLEWAIGKGREGLVYRGEESHGVDAVGVVGKAG, from the coding sequence GTGCTTTTACCATCCGCATTCCTGAGCCGGGAAGTGACTGTGACCGTATTGCCGCCGGCCGGTTTTGATCGGACCGTAACTTATCCGCTGGTGCTTTTCAACGACGGGCAGGATTTTGAGGCATTGCGCATGGTGGAAACCGCCGCGGCTTTGCAGTCCGAGGAGAAGATCGCCCCGTGCGTGATCGCGGGCATACATGCGGGCGAGGCGCGCATATACGAGTACGGGACCGCGTGCCAGCCCGACTATGCGGGCCGGGGCGACAGGGCGGGGTGTACGACTTCATTTATATTAAAGGAATTACTCCCTTACCTGACGGGGCATTATAATACCGTCACAGCCGGTGTTGCCTACGCCGGCTGTTCGTTGGGAGGCCTGATGGCGCTCGACGCCGTCTGGAACCATCCGGAGATATTCGCCCAGGCGGGTGTCTTCTCGGGTTCGCTGTGGTGGCGGCAGAAGGGGCTCGAAGAGGGTTATGCCGAAACGGATCGCATTATGCACCGGCAAATCCGGAACGCGGGGCGGACGGCTCCGCTGCGATTCTGGTTTCAGTGCGGTACCCGGGACGAGGACGACGACCGTGATAGCGACGGTGTGATCGATTCTGTCCAGGATACACTCGAATGCATTGCCGAACTGGAACGGAAAGGATATGCCTGGGGGCGGGATATCCGGTACCTGGAAGTGAAAGAAGGAACGCATAATCCCGAGACGTGGGCAAAAGCCCTTCCCGATTTCCTCGAATGGGCCATCGGGAAGGGCAGGGAAGGCCTAGTCTATCGAGGAGAGGAAAGTCATGGTGTCGATGCCGTCGGCGTAGTCGGAAAGGCCGGGTGA
- a CDS encoding 4Fe-4S dicluster domain-containing protein, with amino-acid sequence MAIMITDECINCGACEPECPNTAIYEGGVEWTWGDGTSLDEVDFGDGTIVSGKEKQAPVSDEFYYIVSDKCTECVGFHEEPQCAAVCPVDCCVPDPDNEEEEETLLAKKAWMHGE; translated from the coding sequence ATGGCTATAATGATAACCGATGAATGCATAAATTGTGGGGCGTGTGAGCCAGAATGCCCTAATACAGCAATTTATGAAGGAGGTGTGGAATGGACTTGGGGGGATGGAACGAGTTTAGATGAAGTGGACTTCGGTGATGGCACCATCGTAAGTGGCAAAGAAAAACAGGCCCCTGTTTCAGACGAGTTTTACTATATAGTTTCAGATAAATGTACCGAATGCGTTGGTTTTCATGAGGAACCCCAGTGCGCTGCGGTTTGCCCGGTAGACTGCTGCGTGCCCGACCCGGACAACGAGGAAGAAGAAGAGACTTTACTTGCCAAAAAGGCATGGATGCACGGTGAATAG
- the mtaB gene encoding tRNA (N(6)-L-threonylcarbamoyladenosine(37)-C(2))-methylthiotransferase MtaB produces MKKVAFYTLGCKLNYSESSSIGRMFEDKGYTKVEFNENPDIFIINTCSVTENADKKCRKIVREAQKINADGYVAIIGCYAQLKPKEISEIPGVDAVLGAAEKFRLVELIDTFEKAPSGQPAQVIASTIDNAVEYHTSYSLNDRTRTFLKVQDGCDYPCAYCTIPLARGRSRSDSIENIVKAAHDIAARDVKEIVLTGVNIGDFGLHNGVREETFIDLIKALDEVEGIERFRISSIEPNLLTDEIIEFVAHSKRFAPHFHIPLQSGSNKVLGLMKRRYKRELYAERVAKIKSLMPDCCIGVDVIVGHPGETKELFEETYRFLNELDISYLHVFTYSERENTAALAIRPIVNKGERAERSKMLHILSDKKKRFFYESQIGKEGKVLFEDEVQNGQMLGFTGNYVRVAVKYDPLLINETKDVRYHHINAEGLMEVTEVQEEILVH; encoded by the coding sequence ATGAAAAAAGTCGCTTTTTATACATTAGGGTGCAAATTGAATTACTCCGAAAGCTCCTCGATCGGACGGATGTTCGAGGATAAGGGCTATACCAAAGTGGAATTCAACGAAAACCCGGATATTTTTATCATCAACACCTGCTCCGTCACCGAGAACGCGGACAAAAAGTGTCGCAAGATCGTACGTGAGGCCCAGAAAATCAATGCGGACGGCTATGTGGCGATCATCGGCTGCTATGCGCAGCTGAAACCGAAAGAAATTTCCGAAATCCCCGGTGTGGACGCCGTTTTGGGCGCTGCAGAGAAATTCCGGTTGGTGGAACTGATCGATACATTCGAAAAAGCGCCGTCGGGCCAGCCGGCACAGGTAATCGCTTCCACGATCGACAATGCCGTCGAGTACCACACCTCCTACTCGCTCAACGACCGCACGCGCACGTTCCTGAAAGTGCAGGACGGCTGCGACTATCCTTGCGCGTATTGCACGATCCCGCTCGCACGCGGCAGGAGCCGTTCGGACAGCATTGAAAACATCGTAAAGGCAGCCCACGACATTGCCGCCCGCGATGTGAAGGAAATTGTGCTCACCGGTGTGAATATCGGTGATTTCGGTCTGCATAACGGCGTTCGGGAAGAAACGTTCATCGACCTGATCAAGGCATTGGACGAAGTGGAAGGCATTGAACGGTTCCGTATTTCGTCCATCGAGCCCAACCTGCTCACCGACGAAATCATCGAATTCGTGGCGCATTCCAAACGTTTTGCCCCGCATTTTCATATTCCGTTACAATCAGGTTCCAATAAAGTCCTGGGGCTGATGAAGCGTCGCTACAAGCGGGAACTGTATGCCGAGCGTGTGGCGAAAATCAAATCGCTCATGCCGGATTGCTGTATTGGCGTGGACGTGATCGTGGGCCATCCTGGCGAAACGAAGGAGCTTTTTGAAGAAACGTACCGCTTCCTGAACGAACTGGACATTTCCTATTTGCACGTATTTACCTATTCCGAGCGCGAGAATACAGCGGCATTGGCCATTCGCCCCATCGTTAACAAGGGCGAACGTGCCGAACGATCGAAGATGCTGCATATTCTTTCCGATAAAAAGAAACGTTTCTTCTATGAAAGCCAGATCGGCAAGGAAGGGAAAGTGTTGTTCGAAGACGAGGTCCAAAACGGGCAAATGCTCGGCTTTACGGGCAACTACGTGCGAGTTGCCGTCAAATACGACCCACTGCTGATCAATGAAACCAAGGACGTGCGTTACCACCACATCAACGCCGAAGGCTTGATGGAAGTGACTGAGGTGCAGGAAGAGATTTTGGTGCATTAG
- a CDS encoding ammonium transporter, translating into MEKRNFIPLIILLVISILGAFVPNVPTQIATEGINSGDTAWMLVSAALVLLMTPGLAYFYGGMVNTKNVISTMLQSFIAMGVISVIWVVFGFSLAFGEDIGGFVGNPSTHFMFKGVLDGPIWGTIPFALFAMFQLKFAVITPALVTGSMAERINFRSYVLFIILFCVFIYSPLAHMTWHADGLLFKMGVLDFAGGTVVHMSAGWAALAGALYLKRRKSLLEDHVLPPANIPFVLLGTGLLWFGWFGFNAGSALTASPLAVSAFATTNTAAGAAGLAWVLFDAAKGKKVSALGFCIGAVVGLVAITPAAGFVTVPASLFIGTVAAIISNYIAHLRTRSTLDDTLDVFPCHGVGGMVGMLMTGIFATSGVNSLVVDQGLAFGETKLFINHVIALVGVSVFAFGGSFLLLKITDLILPLRVSEQDEKAGLDISQHDEFLVEA; encoded by the coding sequence ATGGAAAAACGTAATTTTATCCCACTGATTATCCTCCTGGTAATCAGCATCCTCGGTGCCTTCGTCCCCAATGTTCCGACGCAGATTGCGACGGAAGGCATCAATTCAGGCGACACTGCGTGGATGCTCGTATCAGCCGCGCTGGTATTGCTCATGACCCCGGGTCTGGCGTACTTCTACGGAGGAATGGTCAACACCAAAAACGTCATTTCCACCATGCTTCAGAGCTTTATCGCAATGGGTGTGATCAGTGTGATCTGGGTAGTTTTCGGTTTCAGTCTCGCATTCGGTGAGGACATTGGCGGCTTCGTCGGTAACCCTAGTACGCACTTCATGTTCAAAGGCGTACTGGACGGCCCGATCTGGGGAACCATTCCTTTCGCATTGTTTGCGATGTTCCAGTTGAAATTCGCGGTAATCACTCCGGCGCTTGTCACTGGCTCGATGGCTGAGCGTATCAACTTCCGCTCTTACGTTCTTTTCATTATCCTGTTCTGTGTTTTCATCTACTCGCCGCTTGCCCACATGACATGGCATGCAGACGGCCTGCTCTTCAAAATGGGTGTGCTTGACTTTGCCGGTGGAACCGTGGTTCACATGTCGGCCGGCTGGGCTGCATTGGCAGGCGCTTTGTACCTGAAACGTCGCAAGTCGCTCCTGGAAGACCACGTACTTCCTCCTGCGAACATTCCATTCGTATTGTTGGGAACTGGTTTGCTTTGGTTTGGATGGTTCGGTTTCAATGCCGGTTCTGCCCTGACGGCTTCTCCACTGGCGGTTTCAGCGTTCGCTACTACCAACACCGCTGCGGGTGCCGCCGGTTTGGCCTGGGTTCTTTTCGATGCTGCGAAAGGTAAGAAAGTGTCTGCGCTCGGTTTCTGTATCGGTGCGGTTGTAGGTTTGGTTGCCATCACACCGGCCGCCGGTTTTGTAACCGTCCCTGCGTCCCTGTTTATCGGTACAGTGGCTGCGATCATTTCCAACTACATCGCTCACCTGCGTACCCGTTCAACTTTGGATGATACCCTGGACGTATTTCCATGCCACGGCGTTGGCGGTATGGTAGGTATGCTGATGACCGGTATCTTTGCAACAAGCGGTGTTAACTCGCTGGTAGTTGACCAGGGCCTTGCATTCGGCGAAACCAAGCTGTTCATCAACCACGTAATTGCCCTCGTAGGCGTATCGGTGTTCGCATTCGGAGGCTCGTTCCTGCTATTGAAAATCACCGACCTGATCCTGCCGCTCCGCGTGTCTGAGCAAGACGAAAAGGCCGGTCTGGATATCAGCCAGCACGACGAATTTCTTGTAGAAGCTTAA
- a CDS encoding alpha/beta hydrolase-fold protein has translation MEEKYIKYYSHHIDKDVEMLVFGNWGYPILLFPTTLGRYYQAKDMGLVESVRWLVESGRYKLYFVDTIDADSWYGKHLAPEHRVLNHIQYDRFLKNELVPYIRNECNVGKIGVAGCSFGGFHAANFAFRHPDMVAYLISMSGIFDIRGFMDDFYDDAVYFNNPVDFMPNEQGWRFGHMKIVLGTSDWDICLDSNIRMSNILNNNGIEHWLDIRGWEKHDWPLWNKMFPDYLSRIVLQ, from the coding sequence TTGGAAGAGAAGTACATTAAATACTATTCTCATCATATCGACAAAGATGTGGAGATGCTTGTTTTCGGCAACTGGGGCTACCCGATTCTTCTCTTTCCAACCACGCTGGGGCGGTACTACCAGGCGAAGGATATGGGGCTGGTCGAATCGGTGCGATGGCTGGTGGAATCGGGCAGGTATAAACTATATTTTGTGGACACTATCGATGCCGATTCGTGGTACGGCAAGCACCTCGCCCCGGAGCACCGCGTGTTGAACCACATTCAATACGATAGATTTCTAAAAAACGAGCTGGTACCCTACATCAGAAATGAATGCAATGTAGGCAAGATCGGCGTCGCAGGTTGCAGTTTCGGCGGTTTCCACGCCGCTAACTTCGCCTTCCGCCATCCCGATATGGTCGCTTACCTGATCAGCATGAGCGGGATCTTCGACATCCGCGGCTTTATGGACGACTTTTACGACGACGCGGTTTATTTCAATAATCCTGTCGACTTTATGCCCAACGAACAAGGCTGGCGCTTCGGCCACATGAAGATCGTGCTCGGGACTTCCGACTGGGATATTTGCCTGGATAGTAACATCCGGATGTCGAACATTCTCAACAACAACGGCATCGAACACTGGCTCGACATCCGTGGCTGGGAAAAGCACGACTGGCCGCTCTGGAACAAGATGTTTCCCGATTACCTGTCGCGCATTGTTTTGCAATAA
- a CDS encoding glutathione synthase, with protein MKKIGILFGMENTFPNAFIERVNSKGEDGIIAEAVTIDKVIQAAPNEYAVIIDRISQDVPFYRSYLKNAALTGTAVINNPFWWSADEKFFNNALAEKLGIPVPRTALLPSKQRPTNTSETSFRNLAFPMAWEEIFQYVGFPAYMKPHDGGGWKSVYRVVNPQDMWIKHEETGQLVMMLQEEIVFDDYVRCYCIGQKDVLVMPYEPRNPHHLRYAADLKVQGEEREKLLETIKDYTLKLNIALGYDFNTVEFAVRGGIPYAIDFCNPAPDADIYSVGPDNFEWVVEAAANMAIERAKKQAPGQINLTWGTFMNQAVNGIPAAVATAAGPVEPAKTKAPAKTAEEAPAATKAPAKSAAPAKAPKAAPAKPVKEAAPSATEVKVKAVTPKKTAKSLGAIATEPIAEAEPKVPTNRAAVTKAPAKNSKLKKS; from the coding sequence ATGAAAAAGATTGGAATTTTGTTTGGAATGGAAAACACCTTCCCGAACGCATTTATCGAAAGGGTCAACAGCAAAGGTGAGGACGGCATTATCGCAGAAGCCGTTACCATCGATAAAGTGATACAAGCCGCACCGAATGAATATGCCGTAATTATCGACCGCATTTCGCAGGACGTGCCGTTTTACCGGTCTTATCTGAAAAATGCCGCGCTTACCGGCACCGCCGTGATCAACAATCCGTTCTGGTGGAGTGCCGACGAGAAGTTCTTTAATAATGCATTGGCGGAAAAGCTGGGCATACCGGTGCCCAGGACCGCGCTGCTTCCCTCAAAACAACGCCCTACCAACACCTCCGAGACCTCATTCCGCAACCTCGCATTCCCCATGGCGTGGGAAGAGATATTTCAATATGTAGGCTTTCCCGCGTACATGAAACCACACGACGGCGGCGGCTGGAAGAGCGTTTACCGCGTTGTGAACCCGCAGGATATGTGGATCAAACACGAGGAAACGGGCCAGCTGGTGATGATGTTGCAGGAAGAAATCGTATTCGACGACTATGTGCGCTGCTATTGTATTGGCCAGAAAGATGTGCTGGTAATGCCTTACGAACCGCGCAATCCGCACCATTTACGCTACGCCGCCGACTTGAAAGTGCAGGGTGAGGAACGTGAAAAGCTGCTTGAAACTATTAAAGATTATACATTGAAACTCAATATCGCATTGGGTTACGACTTCAATACCGTCGAATTCGCCGTACGCGGCGGCATCCCGTACGCGATCGATTTCTGCAACCCTGCGCCCGACGCGGACATTTACTCCGTAGGCCCCGATAATTTCGAATGGGTAGTGGAAGCTGCGGCCAATATGGCTATCGAAAGGGCGAAAAAACAGGCTCCGGGCCAAATTAACCTTACCTGGGGAACATTTATGAACCAGGCGGTGAATGGTATTCCGGCAGCCGTCGCGACGGCTGCCGGGCCAGTGGAACCGGCAAAAACCAAAGCTCCGGCGAAAACAGCGGAAGAAGCGCCTGCTGCCACAAAGGCTCCGGCCAAAAGCGCCGCGCCTGCCAAAGCACCGAAAGCTGCGCCGGCAAAGCCCGTAAAAGAAGCGGCACCCTCCGCCACGGAAGTGAAAGTAAAAGCCGTGACTCCGAAAAAAACGGCCAAATCCCTGGGCGCCATCGCGACCGAGCCTATCGCCGAGGCGGAACCCAAAGTCCCGACCAATCGAGCGGCCGTTACCAAAGCACCCGCTAAAAATTCCAAATTGAAGAAATCCTGA